A single region of the Massilia sp. erpn genome encodes:
- the accB gene encoding acetyl-CoA carboxylase biotin carboxyl carrier protein, whose translation MDLRKLKTLIDLVAESDIAELEVTEGESKVRIVKSSATPQNQVVMMQPQGMPAHFAPAAAPVAAPVAGAAPATSVAAEPSGHVVKSPMVGTFYRSSAPGNPAFVEVGQTIKEGDTLCIIEAMKLLNEIDSEKAGVVTQILVENGQPVEFGQPLFVIG comes from the coding sequence ATGGATCTACGCAAGCTCAAGACCTTGATTGACTTGGTTGCCGAATCGGATATTGCAGAACTCGAAGTCACCGAAGGCGAGAGCAAAGTTCGCATCGTCAAATCCTCCGCCACGCCGCAGAACCAGGTCGTCATGATGCAGCCGCAAGGCATGCCGGCCCACTTCGCGCCAGCCGCCGCCCCGGTGGCCGCCCCTGTCGCCGGCGCCGCCCCGGCCACCAGCGTTGCCGCCGAACCGAGCGGCCACGTGGTGAAATCGCCGATGGTCGGCACCTTCTACCGCTCCTCCGCCCCTGGCAATCCCGCTTTCGTCGAAGTGGGCCAGACCATCAAGGAAGGCGATACCCTGTGCATCATCGAAGCGATGAAGCTGCTCAATGAAATCGACTCGGAAAAAGCCGGTGTCGTGACCCAGATTCTGGTGGAAAACGGCCAGCCGGTCGAATTCGGCCAACCCCTGTTCGTGATCGGCTAA
- the aroQ gene encoding type II 3-dehydroquinate dehydratase, which yields MAKNLLLLNGPNLNLLGTREPEVYGASTLAEVEQAAQAQAAAAGARLACFQSNHEGALIDRIHAARTEGVDGIIINPGGLTHTSVALRDALAGVAIPFIEVHISNIYQREEFRHHSFLSAIAQGTICGLGIEGYRLAIDFALKKR from the coding sequence ATGGCAAAAAACCTCCTACTGCTCAACGGTCCCAATTTGAATCTGCTGGGGACGCGCGAGCCTGAGGTCTACGGTGCAAGCACCCTGGCCGAGGTCGAGCAAGCCGCCCAGGCGCAAGCCGCGGCGGCTGGCGCCCGCTTGGCCTGTTTCCAGAGTAACCATGAAGGGGCGCTGATCGACCGCATCCACGCAGCCCGGACCGAGGGCGTGGATGGTATTATCATCAATCCGGGCGGCCTGACCCATACCAGCGTCGCCCTGCGCGATGCCCTGGCCGGGGTCGCCATCCCCTTCATTGAAGTCCATATTTCCAATATTTATCAGCGCGAAGAGTTTCGCCACCACTCTTTCCTCAGTGCAATCGCGCAGGGCACGATCTGCGGGCTGGGTATCGAAGGATATCGGCTAGCCATCGACTTTGCGCTTAAAAAGCGTTAA
- a CDS encoding redoxin family protein — translation MTKKTLLAYSLIAVLFAAAGAWVGLNKKPPAPPITQTAQPGVTGPVQALFSQTMADAAGSQQALSQWKGKTLVVNFWAPWCGPCVQEMPELSELQTASSGKNLQIIGIGIDSPANIAEFAKKFHITYPVYVAGIGGTELSRQFGNQQGGLPYTVVIGADGEVKKTYLGRLKFDQLRADLAAM, via the coding sequence ATGACCAAGAAAACCCTGCTCGCGTATTCCCTGATCGCTGTGCTGTTCGCCGCTGCCGGCGCCTGGGTCGGCCTGAACAAGAAGCCGCCGGCGCCCCCCATCACCCAGACCGCGCAGCCGGGCGTGACCGGGCCGGTGCAAGCGCTGTTCAGCCAGACCATGGCCGACGCCGCCGGCAGCCAGCAAGCCCTGTCGCAGTGGAAAGGCAAGACCCTGGTGGTGAATTTCTGGGCGCCCTGGTGCGGCCCCTGCGTGCAGGAGATGCCGGAACTGTCCGAGCTGCAGACCGCCAGCAGCGGCAAGAACCTGCAAATCATCGGCATCGGCATTGACTCGCCCGCCAATATTGCCGAATTTGCCAAGAAATTCCACATCACGTATCCGGTCTATGTGGCCGGCATCGGCGGCACGGAATTGTCGCGCCAGTTCGGCAACCAGCAAGGCGGCCTGCCCTATACCGTTGTGATTGGTGCGGACGGCGAGGTCAAGAAGACCTATCTGGGCCGGCTGAAGTTCGATCAGCTGCGTGCCGATCTGGCAGCAATGTAG
- the mpl gene encoding UDP-N-acetylmuramate:L-alanyl-gamma-D-glutamyl-meso-diaminopimelate ligase: protein MHIHILGICGTFMGGLAVLAKEAGHRVTGCDANVYPPMSTQLEAQGIELIQGFGPEQIELKPDLYVIGNVVSRGNPLVEEILNRSLPYVSGPQWIGEHILRHKWVLAVAGTHGKTTTSAMLAWILEDAGYAPGFLIGGVPMNFGISARLSGKGADSDFFVIEADEYDTAFFDKRSKFVHYHAKTAILNNLEYDHADIFPDLGAIETQFHHLVRTVPSIGRLIVNGDEASLERVLKRGYWSEKESFGRVAGRDWAMKEHEDGSFDVVFRSEHAATIHWQLTGGHNRANALAAIAAARHVGVPVAQAAKALESFQSVKRRMEVRGAVNGITVYDDFAHHPTAIATTVGGLRQKIGKHSRILAVLEPRSNTMKLGAMKDALPGSLVEADLVFGFGSEKALGWSLGTALAPMGEVAGAYEDIDLMVKAIVAQARPGDHIVVMSNGGFGGVHQKLLEALAR from the coding sequence ATGCACATTCATATACTTGGCATCTGCGGCACCTTTATGGGCGGCCTCGCCGTACTTGCCAAAGAAGCCGGCCACCGCGTTACCGGCTGCGACGCCAACGTCTATCCCCCCATGAGCACCCAGCTGGAAGCCCAGGGCATCGAGCTGATCCAGGGCTTCGGGCCGGAGCAGATCGAACTCAAGCCGGACCTGTATGTGATTGGCAATGTTGTCTCGCGCGGCAATCCGCTGGTCGAGGAAATACTCAACCGCAGCCTGCCCTATGTCTCCGGTCCGCAGTGGATCGGCGAACATATCCTGCGCCATAAATGGGTGCTGGCCGTGGCGGGCACGCACGGCAAGACCACCACCTCGGCCATGCTGGCCTGGATTCTCGAAGACGCCGGCTACGCGCCCGGCTTCCTGATCGGCGGCGTGCCCATGAACTTCGGCATCTCGGCCCGATTGAGCGGCAAAGGCGCCGATTCCGATTTCTTCGTCATCGAAGCGGACGAGTACGACACCGCCTTCTTCGACAAGCGCAGCAAATTCGTGCACTACCACGCGAAAACCGCCATCCTGAATAATCTGGAATACGATCACGCCGACATCTTCCCCGATCTGGGCGCGATCGAAACCCAATTCCACCACCTGGTGCGTACCGTGCCCAGCATTGGCCGCCTCATCGTGAACGGCGACGAAGCCTCGCTCGAACGCGTGCTGAAACGCGGCTACTGGAGTGAAAAGGAAAGCTTCGGCCGCGTGGCCGGGCGCGATTGGGCCATGAAAGAACATGAAGACGGCAGTTTCGACGTCGTCTTCCGCAGCGAGCACGCCGCCACCATCCACTGGCAGCTCACGGGCGGCCACAACCGGGCCAATGCTTTGGCCGCGATCGCCGCCGCCCGCCATGTGGGCGTGCCAGTGGCCCAGGCCGCGAAGGCGCTGGAAAGCTTCCAGAGCGTCAAGCGCCGCATGGAAGTACGCGGTGCCGTCAACGGGATTACGGTTTACGACGATTTCGCCCACCACCCGACCGCCATCGCCACCACCGTCGGCGGCCTGCGCCAGAAGATCGGCAAGCACAGCCGCATCCTGGCCGTGCTGGAGCCGCGTTCCAACACCATGAAGCTGGGCGCGATGAAGGATGCCTTGCCGGGCAGCCTGGTTGAGGCCGACCTGGTCTTCGGCTTCGGCAGCGAAAAAGCCCTGGGCTGGAGCCTGGGCACGGCGCTGGCGCCGATGGGCGAAGTGGCCGGCGCCTACGAGGACATCGACCTGATGGTGAAGGCGATTGTGGCCCAGGCCCGTCCCGGCGACCATATCGTGGTCATGAGCAATGGCGGCTTCGGTGGCGTCCACCAGAAATTGCTGGAGGCCTTGGCCCGATGA
- a CDS encoding YqiA/YcfP family alpha/beta fold hydrolase: MILYLHGFRSSPLSMKARLTGERMAQLGRGAEFLAPQLPASPKLALELAFELVRDVPAGELAIVGSSLGGYYATWMAERLGCRAVLLNPATAPLKDLEKYVGVSTEYHSDKPFEFKREYIEELRALAVPRISRPERYFLIGATGDEVLDYRDMVAHYAGARQHIIQGSDHSITEYAAYLTDVLAFCGIDAHPAGGAQ; the protein is encoded by the coding sequence ATGATTCTTTACCTGCATGGCTTCCGCTCCTCGCCGCTGTCGATGAAGGCGCGGCTGACGGGTGAGCGCATGGCGCAGCTGGGCCGCGGCGCCGAGTTCCTCGCGCCCCAATTGCCCGCCTCGCCCAAGCTGGCGCTGGAACTGGCGTTCGAGCTGGTGCGCGATGTGCCCGCCGGCGAGCTGGCCATTGTCGGCTCCTCGCTGGGCGGCTATTACGCGACCTGGATGGCCGAGCGCCTCGGCTGCCGCGCCGTGCTGCTGAACCCGGCCACGGCCCCCTTGAAAGACCTGGAAAAATATGTCGGCGTGAGCACCGAATACCATTCGGACAAGCCGTTTGAATTCAAGCGCGAATATATCGAGGAGCTGCGCGCGCTGGCAGTGCCGCGCATCAGCCGGCCCGAGCGCTACTTCCTGATCGGCGCCACCGGCGACGAAGTGCTGGATTACCGCGACATGGTGGCCCACTACGCGGGTGCGCGCCAGCACATCATCCAGGGCAGCGATCACAGCATCACGGAATATGCGGCATACCTGACGGACGTGTTGGCGTTCTGCGGCATCGACGCCCACCCGGCCGGCGGTGCGCAGTGA
- a CDS encoding chorismate lyase, with product MRGPSLRLARWHNHANAVGAPSALRHWLTDTGSLTVKLSARSATFRLQRLHQYPATCLADEAAAVGLARPGRVQEREVLLRCDNTPVVFGHSVVPVSATAADWPLFGALGERPLGTTVLFSDPLVARSDLQFARLQPSHPLAQRARRAWAGATQAELSEQAVLFARRRLYRRRHGLLLVTEVFFPSVLALAQAGHLIKNDE from the coding sequence GTGAGAGGACCATCCTTACGCCTGGCCCGCTGGCACAATCATGCAAACGCTGTCGGCGCACCGTCCGCCTTGCGCCACTGGCTGACCGACACCGGTTCGCTGACCGTCAAGCTGAGCGCGCGCAGCGCGACGTTCCGCCTGCAGCGCCTGCACCAGTATCCGGCCACCTGCCTGGCCGACGAGGCGGCGGCGGTGGGCCTGGCGCGTCCCGGCCGCGTGCAGGAACGCGAGGTTCTGCTGCGGTGTGATAATACGCCTGTGGTGTTCGGCCATTCGGTGGTGCCGGTGTCGGCCACGGCGGCCGACTGGCCCCTGTTCGGCGCCCTCGGCGAACGGCCGCTGGGGACGACGGTGCTGTTTTCCGATCCCCTGGTCGCGCGCAGCGATTTGCAGTTCGCGCGTCTGCAGCCCAGCCATCCGCTGGCGCAGCGCGCGCGCCGCGCCTGGGCCGGGGCTACGCAAGCTGAATTGAGCGAACAGGCCGTACTGTTCGCGCGGCGCCGCCTGTACCGGCGCCGCCATGGATTATTGCTGGTCACCGAAGTGTTCTTTCCCTCGGTGCTGGCGCTGGCGCAAGCTGGCCACCTTATTAAGAATGACGAATAA
- a CDS encoding ribonuclease catalytic domain-containing protein — MNVFFEESGDFKVGTVLSQAGESYQVEMASGKRNKVKTKDVLLQFEKPGPAELLEQAKAVAAEIDLDFLWEVAGEEEFGFAELGAEYFGHAPLAHEAAGLILSLHSSPIYFYKKGRGRYKAAPEQSLKAALAGIEKKKQQAIVQQQYVDELKQNQLPASMQNIVQQLLFKPDKNTIEYKALEAACDELHTTPPRLMLAAGGIASPKELHMAKFLFENFPKGHGFPELAVPQAPANLPLAAVEAFSIDDVTTTEIDDAFSVVHLDGGKVRVGIHIAAPGLGIRPDDAIDKIARGRMSTVYMPGDKITMLPDSIVDAFTLAEGKTCPALSLYATLDPADWSVIATETRAELVPIANNLRHNDLDDVVNEESLADGSGEYPRKAELTLLWAWAQQLEQGRMVKREAFGLKPEQNNRVDFNFYVEDDVVTISRRKRGAPLDKIVAELMIFANSTWGKMMHDHGVPGIYRSQGQGVGGWAAKMQVRMLTHAAPHQGLGVDQYAWSTSPLRRYTDLVNQWQILACAEHGVTAPLVAPFKHKDANLFAIVSAFDAAYAAYADFQSNMERYWCLRWLGQEDAKEVDAVVLKDEVLRLVEIPLVIRLPGMPSLARGIQVKLDVLRWDEVDLGIETRLGEVPVTQAASEDVGFEEDDLVDGANDPAQVEETVAEAVDPAQTEAAETAGQDGAAEPAGQ; from the coding sequence ATGAACGTATTTTTTGAAGAATCCGGCGATTTCAAAGTCGGCACCGTCTTGTCCCAGGCGGGCGAGTCCTATCAGGTGGAAATGGCCAGCGGCAAGCGCAACAAGGTGAAGACCAAGGATGTGCTGCTGCAGTTTGAAAAACCGGGCCCGGCCGAGCTGCTGGAACAGGCCAAGGCCGTGGCGGCCGAGATCGACCTCGACTTCCTGTGGGAAGTGGCGGGCGAAGAAGAGTTCGGCTTTGCCGAGCTGGGCGCCGAATACTTCGGCCACGCGCCGCTGGCGCACGAAGCGGCTGGCCTGATCCTGAGCCTGCATTCCTCGCCCATCTATTTCTATAAGAAGGGCCGCGGCCGCTACAAGGCCGCGCCCGAGCAGTCGCTGAAAGCAGCGCTGGCCGGCATCGAAAAGAAAAAGCAGCAAGCCATCGTCCAGCAGCAGTATGTCGACGAACTCAAGCAGAACCAGCTGCCGGCCTCGATGCAGAACATCGTGCAGCAGCTGCTGTTCAAGCCGGACAAGAACACCATCGAATACAAGGCGCTGGAAGCGGCTTGCGACGAGCTGCACACCACGCCGCCGCGCCTGATGCTGGCGGCCGGCGGCATCGCCTCGCCCAAAGAGCTGCATATGGCGAAGTTCCTGTTCGAGAACTTCCCCAAAGGTCACGGCTTCCCCGAACTGGCCGTGCCGCAAGCGCCCGCCAATCTGCCGCTGGCCGCCGTCGAAGCCTTCTCCATCGACGACGTGACCACCACCGAGATCGACGACGCCTTCTCGGTCGTGCATCTGGACGGTGGCAAGGTGCGCGTCGGCATCCACATCGCCGCGCCGGGCCTGGGCATCCGTCCCGACGACGCCATCGACAAGATTGCGCGCGGCCGCATGTCCACCGTGTATATGCCGGGCGACAAAATCACCATGCTGCCCGACAGCATCGTCGATGCGTTCACGCTGGCCGAAGGCAAGACCTGCCCGGCGCTGTCGCTGTACGCCACCCTCGATCCGGCCGACTGGAGCGTCATCGCCACCGAAACGCGCGCCGAGCTGGTGCCGATCGCCAATAACCTGCGCCACAACGATCTGGACGATGTGGTCAACGAGGAAAGCCTGGCCGATGGCAGCGGCGAGTATCCGCGCAAGGCCGAGCTGACCCTGCTGTGGGCCTGGGCCCAGCAGCTGGAGCAGGGCCGTATGGTCAAGCGCGAAGCGTTTGGCCTGAAGCCCGAGCAGAACAACCGCGTCGACTTCAACTTCTATGTGGAAGACGATGTCGTCACCATCAGCCGCCGCAAGCGCGGCGCGCCGCTGGACAAGATCGTGGCCGAGCTGATGATCTTCGCCAACAGCACCTGGGGCAAGATGATGCACGACCATGGCGTGCCGGGCATCTACCGCAGCCAGGGCCAGGGCGTGGGCGGCTGGGCCGCCAAGATGCAGGTGCGCATGCTGACCCATGCCGCGCCGCACCAGGGCTTGGGCGTCGACCAGTATGCCTGGTCCACCTCGCCCCTGCGCCGCTACACCGACCTGGTCAACCAGTGGCAGATCCTGGCCTGCGCCGAGCATGGCGTGACTGCGCCGCTGGTGGCGCCGTTCAAGCACAAGGACGCCAATCTGTTCGCCATCGTCTCCGCCTTTGACGCCGCTTACGCCGCCTATGCCGATTTCCAGTCGAATATGGAACGCTACTGGTGCCTGCGCTGGCTGGGCCAGGAAGACGCCAAGGAAGTCGATGCCGTCGTGCTCAAGGACGAGGTGCTGCGCCTGGTCGAGATTCCGCTCGTCATCCGCCTGCCGGGCATGCCGTCGCTGGCACGCGGCATCCAGGTCAAGCTCGACGTGCTGCGCTGGGACGAGGTGGACCTGGGCATCGAAACCCGTTTGGGCGAAGTGCCGGTCACGCAGGCGGCCAGCGAGGATGTGGGCTTCGAGGAAGACGATCTGGTGGACGGGGCGAACGATCCGGCCCAGGTGGAGGAAACGGTGGCCGAAGCGGTCGACCCAGCCCAGACCGAAGCCGCCGAAACGGCCGGCCAGGACGGCGCGGCGGAGCCTGCCGGCCAGTAA
- a CDS encoding energy transducer TonB, with the protein MKYLRDNLFLCIAIGVSLAAHAAMLTVHFVAPKDFKIEPTDPGLEVILVNAKHNKKPLKADALAQANLDGGGNADAGRAKSPLPDMRKMESGDSIKATKRRIAELEELQKKLLTQVKDSPVAAPPVTEKNKPDPLPNGADLIDSSKALARMAAEITQTIDDQNKRPRKTRITPSTQEVGYAQYYKEFQQRVETIGTLNFPQKNGRKLYGELVVNIPIFQDGTIYMKEGGARVEQSSGNPALDEAALAIVRRAAPFGKFPSKMLSKDKDDLWIIITRFKFTREEKLEANLGGVN; encoded by the coding sequence GTGAAGTATTTAAGAGACAATCTGTTCCTCTGCATCGCCATCGGTGTTTCGCTGGCGGCCCACGCGGCCATGCTGACGGTGCACTTCGTCGCGCCGAAGGACTTCAAGATCGAGCCCACCGATCCGGGCCTGGAAGTCATCCTCGTCAACGCCAAGCACAATAAGAAGCCGCTCAAGGCGGACGCCCTGGCCCAGGCCAATCTGGATGGCGGCGGCAATGCCGACGCCGGGCGCGCCAAGTCGCCCCTGCCCGATATGCGCAAGATGGAGTCGGGCGACAGCATCAAGGCCACCAAGCGCCGCATCGCCGAGCTGGAAGAGTTGCAGAAAAAACTCCTGACCCAGGTGAAGGACAGCCCCGTCGCCGCGCCGCCCGTCACGGAAAAGAACAAGCCCGACCCGCTGCCCAACGGCGCCGACCTGATCGACAGCAGCAAGGCGCTGGCGCGCATGGCGGCCGAGATCACCCAGACCATCGACGACCAGAACAAGCGTCCGCGCAAGACGCGCATCACGCCCAGCACTCAGGAAGTGGGCTATGCCCAGTACTACAAGGAATTCCAGCAGCGCGTGGAAACCATCGGCACGCTGAACTTCCCGCAAAAGAACGGGCGCAAGCTGTATGGCGAGCTGGTGGTGAACATCCCCATCTTCCAGGACGGCACCATCTATATGAAGGAAGGCGGCGCCCGCGTCGAACAAAGCTCGGGCAATCCAGCGCTGGACGAAGCTGCGCTGGCCATCGTGCGCCGCGCCGCGCCCTTCGGCAAATTCCCGTCCAAAATGCTGTCCAAGGATAAGGATGATTTGTGGATCATCATCACCCGCTTCAAATTCACGCGCGAGGAGAAGCTGGAAGCGAATCTGGGCGGCGTCAATTGA
- the aroE gene encoding shikimate dehydrogenase, giving the protein MDRYCVFGNPIAHSKSPEIHTAFAAQTGQQLSYEKRLAPLDGFAAAVQAFIAAGGKGANVTVPFKLEAHALADALTVRAQAAGAVNTLVFSEQGIIGDNTDGAGLVNDIVRNAGVAIAGRRVLLLGAGGAARGVVLPLLEHRPAALLIANRTVATAQALVQQFSALAGEGVLSACGFAEVQGQYDIVINATSASLSAELPPLPPSAFAPGALALDMMYGKEPTVFLRFAASHGAAPRDGLGMLVEQAAEAFEVWRGLRPATTDLLQQLRTKL; this is encoded by the coding sequence TTGGACCGCTACTGCGTCTTCGGCAATCCCATCGCCCACAGCAAATCGCCTGAAATCCACACCGCCTTCGCCGCCCAGACCGGCCAGCAGCTGAGCTACGAAAAGCGCCTGGCGCCGCTGGACGGCTTCGCCGCCGCCGTGCAAGCCTTCATCGCCGCAGGCGGCAAGGGCGCCAATGTGACCGTGCCCTTCAAGCTCGAAGCGCACGCCCTGGCCGACGCGCTCACCGTGCGCGCCCAGGCGGCCGGCGCGGTCAACACCCTGGTGTTCAGCGAGCAGGGCATCATCGGCGACAACACCGATGGCGCCGGCCTGGTCAACGATATCGTGCGCAATGCGGGCGTGGCCATTGCCGGCAGGCGCGTGCTGCTGCTGGGCGCGGGCGGCGCGGCGCGCGGCGTGGTGCTGCCGCTGCTGGAGCACCGTCCGGCCGCGCTGCTCATTGCCAACCGCACTGTCGCCACGGCGCAAGCCCTGGTGCAGCAGTTTTCCGCGCTGGCGGGCGAGGGCGTGCTCTCAGCCTGCGGCTTCGCCGAAGTCCAGGGCCAGTACGATATCGTCATCAATGCCACCTCGGCCAGTCTGAGCGCCGAACTGCCGCCGCTGCCGCCGTCCGCCTTTGCGCCCGGCGCGCTGGCGCTGGACATGATGTATGGGAAGGAACCCACCGTCTTCCTGCGCTTTGCCGCCAGCCATGGCGCCGCCCCGCGCGACGGCCTGGGCATGCTGGTCGAACAGGCTGCCGAAGCCTTTGAAGTCTGGCGCGGCCTGCGTCCCGCCACCACCGATTTACTGCAACAACTGCGTACAAAACTATGA
- the mtgA gene encoding monofunctional biosynthetic peptidoglycan transglycosylase: MTKTRNKPGRFAWVKWVFIIPVALFLAVQAYFFVQIWWWVDHNPSMTSFMREQQSALREKNPDANIQQQWVPYNRISKNLKRAIIASEDANFSEHEGVDWDALQKAYETNQKRKKVARGGSTITQQLAKNLFLSGSRSYLRKGQELIITYMLEALMDKERIFEIYLNVVEFGKGIFGAEAAAKHYYGIPASKLGAAQAAKLAVMLPNPRYYDGHRDSSYLARRTGTILKRMGSAELP; this comes from the coding sequence ATGACAAAAACGCGCAACAAACCTGGCCGCTTCGCCTGGGTGAAGTGGGTCTTCATCATTCCCGTCGCCCTGTTCCTGGCGGTACAGGCTTACTTCTTCGTGCAGATCTGGTGGTGGGTCGACCACAACCCGAGCATGACCTCTTTCATGCGCGAGCAGCAGTCTGCCCTGCGCGAAAAGAATCCGGACGCGAATATCCAGCAGCAGTGGGTGCCTTACAACCGCATCTCGAAAAACCTGAAACGCGCCATCATCGCCTCGGAAGACGCCAACTTCTCCGAACATGAAGGCGTGGACTGGGACGCCCTGCAAAAAGCCTACGAGACCAACCAGAAGCGCAAGAAAGTGGCGCGCGGCGGCTCCACCATCACCCAGCAGCTGGCCAAGAACCTGTTCCTGTCCGGTTCGCGCAGCTATCTGCGCAAGGGCCAGGAACTGATCATCACCTACATGCTGGAGGCGCTGATGGACAAGGAGCGCATCTTCGAGATCTACCTGAACGTGGTGGAATTCGGCAAAGGCATCTTCGGCGCCGAAGCGGCGGCCAAGCATTACTACGGCATCCCGGCGTCCAAGCTGGGCGCGGCCCAAGCCGCGAAACTGGCCGTGATGCTGCCCAACCCGCGCTATTACGACGGCCACCGCGATTCCAGCTATCTGGCGCGACGCACCGGCACCATCCTCAAGCGCATGGGATCGGCCGAACTGCCTTGA
- the corA gene encoding magnesium/cobalt transporter CorA has translation MINVFVLQNGRLNQVPIETREDLEQAAPVWVDLTDPTEDERAWVKAIYGVILPGEDEVKDIEASARYYEAENGDLHLRTDFLLEEDDGPSRVVTVAFILAKKMLFSVHTDDLPVFRLVRMRARSRPGSIADYMDVLLDLYATDAEYSADALEGIYQKLEEVSGRVLQEEFTDQDAADALSAIAHEEDLNGRIRRNMMDTRRAVSFLMRGRLLNSEQFEEARQILRDIESLDGHTSFLFDKINFLMDATVGFININQNKIIKIFSVASVAFLPPTLIASIYGMNFKGWFPELEWSMGYPFALGLMVFSAIAPFLYFRHRGWLK, from the coding sequence ATGATTAATGTTTTCGTTCTACAAAATGGCCGGCTCAATCAGGTGCCCATTGAGACGCGCGAAGACCTTGAGCAAGCGGCGCCGGTGTGGGTCGACCTGACCGATCCGACCGAAGACGAACGCGCCTGGGTCAAAGCCATTTACGGCGTGATCCTGCCGGGCGAAGACGAAGTCAAAGACATTGAAGCCTCGGCGCGCTATTACGAAGCCGAAAACGGCGACCTTCACCTGCGCACCGACTTCCTGCTGGAAGAAGACGACGGCCCCTCGCGCGTGGTCACCGTGGCCTTCATCCTGGCCAAGAAAATGCTGTTCTCCGTGCACACCGACGACCTGCCGGTGTTCCGTCTGGTGCGCATGCGCGCCCGTTCGCGTCCCGGCTCCATCGCCGACTACATGGACGTGCTGCTCGACCTCTACGCCACCGACGCCGAATACTCGGCCGACGCGCTGGAAGGCATCTACCAGAAGCTGGAAGAAGTGTCGGGCCGCGTGCTGCAGGAAGAATTCACCGACCAGGACGCGGCCGACGCCCTGAGCGCCATCGCGCACGAAGAAGACTTGAATGGCCGCATCCGCCGCAATATGATGGATACGCGGCGCGCCGTCAGCTTCCTGATGCGCGGCCGCCTGCTCAATTCCGAGCAGTTCGAGGAAGCGCGCCAGATTCTGCGCGACATCGAATCGCTGGACGGCCACACCTCCTTCCTGTTCGACAAGATCAACTTCCTGATGGACGCCACCGTCGGCTTCATCAACATCAACCAGAACAAGATCATCAAGATCTTCTCCGTGGCCAGCGTCGCCTTCCTGCCGCCGACTTTGATCGCCTCGATCTACGGCATGAACTTCAAAGGCTGGTTCCCCGAACTCGAATGGTCGATGGGCTACCCCTTCGCCCTCGGCCTGATGGTCTTCAGCGCCATCGCCCCCTTCCTCTACTTCCGCCACCGCGGCTGGCTCAAGTAA